Sequence from the Drosophila innubila isolate TH190305 chromosome 3L unlocalized genomic scaffold, UK_Dinn_1.0 0_D_3L, whole genome shotgun sequence genome:
tttgatctactaagaaatttaaaagttgcaataattttgcaaaaaccccttttttatataaaatgttgcagataataatacgagtataatTTTTTGCAAGTGGAGTAACCACAACTTAAGTAAATGCGATAATTTCAGCAATGAGGCAAACCACTGAAAAGCCACAACtaacatttcattaaaaattcaataaaaagcaCAGAAAACCACAAAGAAGAGTTGTGAGCAAGTTGCGGCATTTTTTCCTCACACTTGTTGAACTTAAGCTAATTAGCAGTCTTAAAGGAAAACATGTTAACAAACGTTTAGCTAAACAGCGGATCAATTATGCAATTGCAGTATCTGATTTTCGCGTCGGTTTTGTGCCTGGGCATGGCCTATCCGGTGGATCATCATTACTACGAGGAGAGTCACGGTGGCTATGAGCATTTGGCCCATCATGATGCTCAGCCCATACACGATTATGGACatgagcagcagcatcagATTGAGCGCATTTCGCTGGGCGAGGAGCATGGACATGAGCATCCCCACTACGAGGTAGaggatcatcatcatcatgaggACGAACATGTTGATTACTATGTGAGTGTAGCAAAAAAGTAATGAATAAAGAGTTTTTCAATACAATTCGATTTCTTTAGGCGCATCCCAAATATGCTTTCAAGTATGGTGTTAATGATTTCCATACCGGCGATGTCAAGTCCCAGCACGAGACTCGTGATGGTGACACTGTCAAGGGACAATACTCGCTGGTGGAGCCCGATGGTTCCATTCGCACAGTTGACTACACCGCCGATAAGCACAATGGCTTCAATGCCGTCGTCCACAAGACGGCGCCAGTGCATCACCATGAAGAGATCCATGAGCATCACGATCACCATGAACATCACTACTAAGCACTCAAACCACGCGCTGAACAAGAGACCATAGCTATGTTTAACTGTGCACTAGAGTTAGCCAAATTTGCTAAAGCAACgtcatcaatcaatcaatcacatAACACAAGAGAGAACTACGAACGATCCATGTAAACGTAATGTAATCAGCTTCATATCTCGTAATTAGGACACTGACAACATCTTGCATTATCCATGCATTATATTTCATAATACTCATATATCATTCTTATAtcgtattttatttctgtGATAGCAAATACTTTCCACTACAACTCTCTATCTACTATCAATTTCAAACTGTATCTTAGTCATTATCTAGCTAGGATTCATTCTCTCTAAACACTAGTTCATTCACTCAGACGAATTTATCAATCTACCATCTACTTTAACTATcatataatatgtaaaaatttgttacagagaacaaacaaatcaattgtaaatttgtggtaataaacaaatgtgaattatgtactttttataaaatcaaatccaaATATCTCTATTTAATTCGATATTAACAAGTCGCCAAGCATTGAACTTGCACTTACAGCCGGACAACAtttgccatttattttttttatggttttatgTCTAAATCTTTGACGTGTCCAACTGGTTTAtgcggcgtatgagcaataaaCAGTGATTACAAGAAAAATCATCAGACAAATTTTCCGCCTTGGAACAGGttggtgtgtgtttgttttaattgaaattacataAGTTGCGAATAGCGTAATACGAATTACTTCctaaatgcttaaaaaatcagTAAATAGCCAActatatttgtaataaataatcagataaatatttgaagaTAAATATAAGCTGTTTGCGGGTTCAAAATACTCTGTTgctagtttaaataaatttcacatttttctgATTTAATGACAAAGTTTGACAGACACTTTTTAACCTATAACCATTAGTGTCTTATTTGTGTTTCgcaaaacacacaaatttCGTATAAATTTAATCTTCCCGCCATGTTTTGCTATCGATAAATCAACTATCGTATGAGAAAAATTACCGTTTTGCCAGTTGATTtagcaagttggcagcaccgtGAACctttttctaaaatatctgctaaaaaaatcgaaaaaactTATTACTTTCTATAAAGTTGGCATCACTGTACAGGTCATAAAACAGGACAacttttgaaaacttttttgagaaataaacagctgtttctggctgggaAGCATCTGAAGAATAACTAATATTGCgactaaaaattttcaatttgattaaattagaacaagctgccagatcggaaaatttttTAGGGTGGCAACCATACAGGGGCCAAAGGCcgcaaacataaacaaaatgctggccaaaaacaaatatgttccTCGCGTGAATCAGGTAATTAGTTAACATAACTTATATAGCATTTGATAACTAATCCAGAATCCAGGTAGATGCCATTTTCCTCAACAAGGATATAACCCGTATGATAAGGGATAATCTGCTGGAGAACTTGCAAGCCATATCGGTAAGTAACCTAGTTTGATAAGAATAATAATGGCCTAATACGTAATTTCAACTTTAGCCTGTgctgtttattaaaatacaaccAGAACTGGATTTACTGATACAATCGGCCATTTGGTTTGGATCTGTCGGCAAGCGTTGTTCCACTTTTGGCCAGCAGCTGCTGGTGTTGGCCTACGATGCGGAGAAGCTCACAGTGTCCAGATTGGTATTACACTTTGCTCTTACCGTGCTTCCGGGCTATGTCAAGAGCTGGGAGGAACGACGTTTGACGCACCGCGTCGAATGGTTCAGCCAAGCGATTACATGGGCGGAGAACAGCGCTTTGGTCTTAAACGTGCTCAATTACTTTCGATTCCTAAAGACTGGACGGAAGCCCACTTTAATTGACTTTATGCTGGGTCTTGACTATATCAGTTTACGCAACAACCAAAGACGCGACATTGGCTACAAGTACCTGACGCGTGAATTGCTCTGGGGCGGTTTTATGGTAAGACACAGCGCTTTATAGATGATACCATTTTCTTATGACGGAAAATTACAGGAAATTCTTGGCCTATTGCTGCCGATTATAAATTTCCGTAAGATTAACAGGCTGCTAAAGGCAGGCTTTTTTGGACAAGACAATAACTGGCGACGTGACAGCATCACCCGAGAACCTGTTGCTGCCAAGATGTTGGCCAACACCACTTGCAGCTATTGCGGAGAGCGTCCAACGCTGCCACATCACATGGGCTGTGGGcatatttattgctattacTGTTTAAGTGCGAATTTACTAACAGACGCGAATTTTGGATGTACCAAGTGCGGCGCCATATGTCCAGAGAAGGGTTTACAATGTGTCtgatttttgtattatgtTAAACTAGAAATTAGATAAcgttatcaaatttaaaaaagtgtcTCATTGGGAATTCGATAGATTTATTGGATATTTTTGCGGCTGGTCACACTCCTTTTTGTGTCCGCTAGAGCTTCGATATATATCGCAAAACATATCGATAAGctggaatatttaaattttagcttatgcaaattttaaaatgcaattactttgaaattaattaacattttgatgaacatttataattcgaaattaaaaaaaaaaattatataaattttaatgaagttttTGAAGTTCGTCAACCCCCTTGGGAGagaagttaaaaatttcattctaagaaaaaaaaaatttcataaaatcgagaatattccaaaaaaaagttctgcaaaaatttaaaaaattctagctccaaaaataaaaaaaaatttcaatttagttgaattttcgtagtttcaactaaattttttttttattaaattaaaaaaaagttgccagatcgggaacttttgtagggtggcagccccaatTTATTTCCGAGAGGTTGGGCGCTGTGCGTGGACGTGCAGCTGTTGTAAATCattgttaactgaatatttgcgtaatttaaatgccaaaaagtGCGTTAGTATAAAGATAAAAGTGTAAGAATTTATCGCAGATTAGTGACATTGCAAAATCATTCCAGATAAATTTAATAGGTAAGTAGGAAACACGCCAGAAAAAAGCGCGCCAAAAATTGTTGTACGGCTGCTCAGCACAGCTGTTGAGTTCTAAGCGAGTGCTGCCACCTGCTGAGAACAAACTAATTATGATtaacaataatcattatttgtcaAGTTTATATGCTTCTAAACatgtattataatatataattatttttaaggcTGCAAATAAAGTTGTATAGTGGTTTGTAAGATTTCGTCACAAATGCAAACAGCTGTTTGGCCAATCTGGCAACACCCAAACATTGTTATTACATTACATTTGTATTTCTGCTGcgcatttgccttttttttttgcctttgttCGGAGTGTGTATTAGAAAACGACAATAGACTTTAGAAAATACGCTAAATAGCACGGTTAATTGTAAAACGCCCAAAATTAACTGTTTACGCAATCAAACAATTAGACgtgcataataaaaaaagaattaaagatAAGCAGtgactgcagcaacaacagaagaaACAGAAGCAAAGGCGAAAAGAAACAACGGACTTGAACAAATAAcagacaaaaacaataacaaaaattgcgCATATTTTCGTGGGTCGCAGCTGATTTCACATATCAAGGTCAGTAAggtggcaaaaataaatttacagaaaatagcaaaacaaaacagcgTTTAAATATTCgatttgtgttgtgtgttttgcCACAGAAAATGCTCGACCTGGAAATTGTGCCTGAAATTTCGCTGGGCTGCGAAGCGTGGGAGTTTGTGCTAGGAATGCACTTCTCCCAGGCCATAGCCATCATACAATCCCAGGTGGGCATCATAAAAGGCGTACAGGTGCTCTACTCGGACACCAATCCGCTGGGCGTGGACATCATTATAAATCTACCGCAGGATGGATTACGTTTAATATTTGATCCGGTTGTGCAGCGTCTCAAAACCATTGAAGTGTTCAACATGAAGCTGGTGAAGCTGAAATACTGTGGCGTCTACTTCAATTCACCCGAAGTACTGCCCAGCATCGAACAGATCGAGCATTCGTTTGGCGCCACCCATCCAGGTGTCTACGATGCAGCCAAACAGctgtttgcattgcatttcCGTGGCTTGAGCTTCTATTTTCCGGTGGACAGCAAACTGCACTCGGGCTATGCACACGGCTTGGGCTCTCTGGTGTTCCTCAACGGCGCCTCTCCCGTGGTATCCAAAATGTCACTGTATGCGGGCAGCAATGTTGCCGAGAATCGAGCACCTTCACTGCCATTGGCCTGCTACCATCGACAAATGTATCTGGAGTCGGCCACAGTGCTGCGCACCTCCTATGGCCACACCAAGGGTCTCAAGCTGAAGCTCTTCACGGAGGGATCTGGACGTGCCTTGGAGCCACGACGTCAATGCTTTACCCGTGAGCTGCTCTTTGGCGATAGTTGCGAGGATGTAGCCACCAACTTGGGTGCTCCCAATCGCATCTTCTTCAAGAGCGAGGACAAAATGAAGATACACAGCTCGAGCGTGAATCGACAGGTGCAGAGCAAACGTAGCgacattttctttaattattttacgcTCGGAATCGATGTGTTGTTCGATGCCCGCACACAGACCTGCAAGAAGTTCATACTGCACACCAATTATCCGGGTCACTTTAATTTCAACATGTACCATCGCTGtgagttccagttccagctgGAGACGGATCATCAGTCTGGCGAGATGGAGAACAAACATGATCATGTCAATATAACTGCCTATACCAAATGGGATGAGATCAGCGGCTCGTTAGCCACCTCGGAGCGTCCGGTGGTGTTGCATCGCGCCAGCTCAACAAACACAGCGAATCCCTTTGGGTCGACCTTTTGCTACGGCTATCAGGATCTGATATTCGAGGTGATGCCCAACAATCATATTGCATCCGTCACGCTCTACAATACGGCGCCGCCACGACAGCCGGCTCACTCCTGGCAACAGCACAAAATGCAGGACATTCGCCTGACTGTCGCCTAAGGATTTGTAAATGTAGATGTATTCGTGGTCGTGTGGGCTCTGTGACGCTTGATGTGTATTTAACtttaagcaacaaaacaatGATCTAACCTAGACATTAACGATTAGTAGTTACATTACGATAATATATAgtaatacatacacatacatatataaatttaatagataTATAGAATTTCTATATAGCTACTAAGCAAATTTATCAGACTCACTGACCATATTCTTTTGCCCCCCTCGGTACTTTCTCTTATATATTCCATTGTGTTAACTCGATCCGACCTAGACTCGATTCATTACTGACAATTAATTAGCAACGTAATTTTAACTTTGCATGTcgttaaaatatctaaatattttaagctcaAAACGT
This genomic interval carries:
- the LOC117787811 gene encoding histidine-rich glycoprotein isoform X2, producing MQLQYLIFASVLCLGMAYPVDHHYYEESHGGYEHLAHHDAQPIHDYGHEQQHQIERISLGEEHGHEHPHYEVEDHHHHEDEHVDYYAHPKYAFKYGVNDFHTGDVKSQHETRDGDTVKGQYSLVEPDGSIRTVDYTADKHNGFNAVVHKTAPVHHHEEIHEHHDHHEHHY
- the LOC117787811 gene encoding histidine-rich glycoprotein isoform X1; protein product: MAFKYLIFASVLCLGMAYPVDHHYYEESHGGYEHLAHHDAQPIHDYGHEQQHQIERISLGEEHGHEHPHYEVEDHHHHEDEHVDYYAHPKYAFKYGVNDFHTGDVKSQHETRDGDTVKGQYSLVEPDGSIRTVDYTADKHNGFNAVVHKTAPVHHHEEIHEHHDHHEHHY
- the LOC117787146 gene encoding peroxisome biogenesis factor 2, whose product is MFNCALDCQIGKFFRVATIQGPKAANINKMLAKNKYVPRVNQVDAIFLNKDITRMIRDNLLENLQAISPVLFIKIQPELDLLIQSAIWFGSVGKRCSTFGQQLLVLAYDAEKLTVSRLVLHFALTVLPGYVKSWEERRLTHRVEWFSQAITWAENSALVLNVLNYFRFLKTGRKPTLIDFMLGLDYISLRNNQRRDIGYKYLTRELLWGGFMEILGLLLPIINFRKINRLLKAGFFGQDNNWRRDSITREPVAAKMLANTTCSYCGERPTLPHHMGCGHIYCYYCLSANLLTDANFGCTKCGAICPEKGLQCV
- the LOC117786498 gene encoding UPF0183 protein CG7083, which gives rise to MLDLEIVPEISLGCEAWEFVLGMHFSQAIAIIQSQVGIIKGVQVLYSDTNPLGVDIIINLPQDGLRLIFDPVVQRLKTIEVFNMKLVKLKYCGVYFNSPEVLPSIEQIEHSFGATHPGVYDAAKQLFALHFRGLSFYFPVDSKLHSGYAHGLGSLVFLNGASPVVSKMSLYAGSNVAENRAPSLPLACYHRQMYLESATVLRTSYGHTKGLKLKLFTEGSGRALEPRRQCFTRELLFGDSCEDVATNLGAPNRIFFKSEDKMKIHSSSVNRQVQSKRSDIFFNYFTLGIDVLFDARTQTCKKFILHTNYPGHFNFNMYHRCEFQFQLETDHQSGEMENKHDHVNITAYTKWDEISGSLATSERPVVLHRASSTNTANPFGSTFCYGYQDLIFEVMPNNHIASVTLYNTAPPRQPAHSWQQHKMQDIRLTVA